The following is a genomic window from Microtus pennsylvanicus isolate mMicPen1 chromosome 3, mMicPen1.hap1, whole genome shotgun sequence.
TAATAACACTTATTTCAGAACTGATTTCTACATCTCTCTGAAGACATTTAATATCTTCTTGACTTTGGCCACAGttctttttagaataaaaattttaagtatgtATTGTTAATGTGTGGGTGGGGGTACAGCTGTCCTATATGTTTGTGGAGATAAAGAACAACTTGgtgaagttggttttctccttttatctTCATGTGGGTTCTAAAGATGGAACTCGCGTTGCCAGGCCTGTGCTATTTACCTGGAGTCACCTCTCTGACCCTGGCCACAGTTCATAtaataaagactttttattttcttcgtATCATAGTCTGAGTTTCTCTCACAGTCTTTGTCCACTTGTCTTATATTAAGTcaataatcttttaaatattttggtaTGGTGTCTtgtgcagacagacatacacGCTTTATGAACTTACTTGTTCTGCATTTATATATTAAGCACCTCTTATATGCAAAGCGCTGTAAATAGGGgttatatatatacacagcagATTGTATCCCTGCTCATGAAATGCTTATTCTAGTCTTGGATAGTGGCAGTAAGCACATGATTAAGAGGCATGTATGGTTATCAGAGGTGATCAGTTCTCTAGAAGAGGAATAAAGACAGGAAGCTGCTGTTTTAATTGGGCTTTTCTCTGGAAGTAACACTAAACGGACCTcactggaaggaggtgggaacaAGCAGATAGCCAGAAGTGCATTTCAGGTAAAGGAAGCTGGGACACAGCAGGCTTTATCCATGTGCACAATAGCTTGGGACCCATTGTGACTAAGGTGCTCTCAGGGAGGGGGTGGTAGTTAGCCAGGGGTGAGGTCTTGGAGGGTTTAGAGATCACAGCAAGTACTCCATCTTCTTCTCTAAGGATTATTAAACTTTGAGCTAAGATGCGATCCATGTTGAAAGGATCATTCTGGCTGTGTTGTTGGGGCGTTAGTAGAAGACAGGTGGACAGTAGGTACCGTTGGAGCAGTCCTGGCAAAAACTTCAAGAAGCATGGGCAAGGGAGATCCTGTTAGCTGGAGAGAATCACTTGGATGcaaggtatattttcaaggtggATCTGCTGGGGAGTTAAGGCTTTTGACTTTTAGCACTGAGGGAATACAGGTGCCATTAGCCAAGACAGGGAACACGAGGAACAGCAAttgtggagggagggaaaattcaGTGTGGGTGTGACGAACTTTGAGATGCCTAGTGACATAAGCAGAGATGTTGAATTATTATTAACAGTAATGTGGGCCAGAATTCTAGGGAAATTTGGGGCTTAAGTAAAAATTTAGGATAAGATCTAACATATTTTTCAGAAGAAATTCTAACACTCTAATTTACacagaattgtttttattgcagGCAAAACCATATGGCATCGTTGACACGAAGCCCAAGATATTCCCAGTAAGTCTCAAAACTCCAGTTTTTCACTTGTACATTATCCCCTCCCATTCTACACATGATTGCCAGGTTCATCGGGATAAATGCCCTTTCTTACTGTCAGCTTAAGTGTGTTTGTGCATTattggaggagggaaaaggataGTATGAAGTAGCAACTGAATTTGAAAATGAGGAGTGgacactatttcttttttttaattgttatttattgagctctacatttttctctgctcccctccctgcttctcccctcctccttcaaccctcccccaaggtccccatgcttccaatttactaaggagatcttgtctttttctactttccatgtagattagatctatgtaagcctttcttagtgtcctcattgttgtctaaattctctgggattgtggtttgtaggctggctttctttgctttatgtttaaaaaccacctatgagtgagtacatgtgataattgtctttctgtgtctgggttacctcactcaaaataatgttttctagctccatccagttttctgcaaaattcaagctgtcgttatttttttctgctgtgtagtactccattgtgtaaatgtaaattttccttatccattcttcggtcaaggggcacttaggttgtttccagtttctggctatgacaaacaaagctgctatgaacatagttgagcacacgtccttgtggcacgattgagcatcctttggctatatatccaaaagtggtgttgctgggtcttaaggaagactgtttcctaattttctgagaaatcgccacactgaaatccagaggggctgtaccagcttgcattcccaccagcagtgcagaagtgttcccttttccccacaacttctccagcataagttgtcatcagtgtttttgatcttggccattcttacaggtgtaagatggaatctcagagttgttttgatttgcatttctctgatgactaaagatgtcgAACATTTTCTTAAGGGGAAACTATTTCTTAACCAGGTTTTAGGACCTTGACTGCTCTAGAGCTGAAGGAActgctccccccctccccccatccccagcTTTTCAAGGGTAAAGGACTACAGGGGAAGCCTGAAGCGGTACCTTTTGttaattcaaatttaaattaaattgggTGTGTTGggtcacacctttaaccccagaactactctgctgtggcaggaggatatctgagttggaagccagcttggcctacatagtgtgtttcaggacagccagagctatataatgagttcctaGCTCAAAAACAAAGATTTAGTATTTTGACATAAAGTACTAAATCTTGTAATGATAAgtagtattttcttgattgtggCAATGGTCTCATAGGTCTATCCACACTTAAGTTATATTATACAGTTTAAACATGCACTTTATTCTGTCTATGGTGCTTTAATTTTTAGGTCCTCATAgaaacaatatacatatatattatcgGTTGTTGGAGAGGCTGTTGTTTACTATGctaaaatatagtttctgtctcTGCTTACACGTAATGAGTGAACTGCCATAACTGTAAATCCAGAAACTTCCATTAAGTAGTTTATGCGACAGTGGTCTGTATCAATGCAGCATGAGACTGTTAGAGAGAGCCATCAAAACTGGCTCACTGTCCCTATCGGAACTCTACTTCAGGAAACTTCTGTTATTTACGGACATGTGATGGATGTGTGTCAGACCCCAGGTATACTCAAAATAGGACGTTCACTTACTGGTTTTGTCAGTTGACTAATTAGTATTTATTCTTGCTTGCCTGGTTATTTATctaattgtgtgtttattttgccATTCATGTACAAAGGCTAAGGCCTGGCCCTGTTTTAAAGACCTTATCAGGGGGTttgttgagtttcttttcttttattgctatAGTGGTTCTTTCCTGTTTCCATGTTGTTGACCACTTCCAGAATCTTCCCTTTTGAGAAACTACAGAATGGCCATCTAATTTAGACTAGAACAAGCTATGATAGTGATAGCTATGTTCTGGCTTAACAGaacttgctttctctctcctgaGGTGATAGACTAGTGTCGGTTAGGCTGTCCTCTCCAGTCTGTCTTTTCTCAGTCCAGTGTctgagcatggagcagagtacaGTGAGCACCTATCCAGGCTTAATCTCTTTCTGAAAACTGGAGGTGGAGGCTGAGTAGATGAAAGGAATAAGATACTAAATCTTATAATGCTGTGTGTTATTATCTGGATCTCACAGGTGTATCCATACTTTAAAATTGTGTTATACAGTTTAAATATGTACTTTATTATGtctataactttttattttttaaattctaatgcAATAATTTGATTAATTTTGTAGCTTTATATATATCAGTATAGGTGAAAATATAGCATCCaaattgaaattttttaattatttatttttatgtacattggtgtttttcctgcaagtatgtctgtatGAAGGTACCAGGACCCCTGGATCAGGAGTCACAGGCatgtgagctgctatgtaggtgctgggaattgaacctgggtcctctggaagagcagcagtgctcttaaccactggctggagccatctctcgagcccccaaattgaaatgttttaagtaaaatggaaaataaatttttgtttgtttgtttgtttggttttttgagatagggtccctaTAGATAGTcttgtctgttctggaacttgctgtatagaccagcctggcttcatacagagatctacctacctctgcctctagagtgctgggattaaaggtgtgtaccaccatgcctggcttaatttTGAGTTAATGAACGGTAAAATATGTTTATAGTCATTTGTTGTATTAAACAAATGTTGAAATATTTCACAACAAAATgtatatttaatgaaaaaatttatATTAAGCATTTACTTGTTTTTCCTAGGGTGATACAATTCTGGAGACTGGAGAAGTAATTCCACCAATGAAAGATTTTCCTGATCAACATCATTAAAGAGCACATAAAAACTTAAGACTTGTGTAATAGCAAAAGTCTCTTCATATAGTGCTGTATTTACTGATCTGTTTCCTGGAAGTAACTAATAAAGCTTATTCTCAGAGTGCTGTTATTTTCTTTCCAGAGTCTGATTTGAGACTAACAGTAAAAAGGCAAATACCAAACAGAGCCATCAGCATGCAAAATACGTTTTAGTCACAATAGGTTTGTTTATGTACTGATTTGGCAAGAGGATATGTAGTgatatatttcatttgtattttattaaataaagcttgcctgaagatcagtgagTAAAATAAGTCACACTGATCAGCCTTCCAGACCAGGCATtggtgacacacatttttaagcccagtagccatactagtttgtcatagataccgggtggtggtggtgcacgcctttaatcccagcactagggaggaatatAAAACGCGGGAAGACAGATCTCACACGGTCTCATTCtgagtttcctggaggcaggatcacatttcagactgaggtaagagccagtggctggctgctttgcttttccgaccttcaagatgaaccccaattatctgtctctgggtttttattagtcgtGCTACAAGGATATGAAATGTTTGAAGCACTAGGATGAAAATCTATGACCGGATACAAAAACGGCTGTAACATCCATTTCAAAAATTAGCTTGTTAACGCTTATCACAAAAGACAATATGCAATTTGGAttgttaattttacttttaagtctACATAGGTGCCATTTGGGGGAAAAGAACTGTGTTTGCTAAGAATTACCAAAGTTCGTTCATTTCAAAGAATTTATCTGGAAACTCCTTGTGCAGCTGTCTCCGCGCAGCTACAGTTGATGCATAAATGACGAATCCCCAGGAAAGCAAGACGATCACAAGTAGCAActaaaggggaaggaaagggagaaaaaaaaaaaaaatcaatgcgcTGGGTCCTTTCTCTGCTTAGGCCAGGTTACTAGCTACAGGTGGGAGCAGATTATCAGAGTCACTCAAAGGCAGCCCCGGGGCCTGGCCCCGGCAGCCCTGACGTCAGGGGCGGAAGAGCGTGTCctccaggaagaggaggagctgagagctgGGCGTAAACGCTCAAGTTAGGAATGGGTTTGGGGGTTCCGAACTGCAAGCAAACAGTCGGCCTTCGGCTTGCGGGCCGTGGGATGTGGCGCTGTGGAGTTCCAACGCCCGGGTTACCTACCACGGAGTAAATCCAGTCCAGGGTGCGGCGACTCACTGGCCTCATGGTAAGGGAGCGGCGGGGACGGGGTGGCGCGAACCCTAGAGCCCGCTCCTGGGCGCCGTCCACCCCGCTGCAGCAGCCATCTTTCCGCGGTCCCAGGTGCGCTTCCGCCCAGAGTTGGAGCGCGTCACGTGATCCGGGCCTAGCCCGCCTTTCAGGCAGCggaggaaataaaagagaaaatgttaaaatCGCGCTTTTTTTGCGCTTCCATGGGCATTTCTCAACTCCTTTATCTCCAGTCGCAGTGCTATACTAACGCAAAATAGCATGCCATCGTGTGCATGTAAGTTTATTTGAAAATAGTTAACGCTGGGAGAATTAAAAGTTGCCGCCCCACACCCGCATCCGTTTCTACAAAATGTGGATAGACGTTCATATGTTTATGTTTGGCATGAACAATATCATCCACTCGTTTATATAACTAAAGAATCGCTGGAAACTTATTTAGGCCGTTCATCAAGAGCGACTAGTCAGAATACTGTCGCTTACtgctggaaatatttttaaatatgtggcGTTTTAAAATGTCTGACTTGTTGACGGGACGTTTATGGAGTCTAGGACCTCAGCAAGTGTGGCCTGCTAAGCCCCAAGCAAGGCAGTTTGGCAGGCCAGCGTGCAGTTGAGCTCGAGGATGCTGTGTTTGTAGGGGCGGCCTGGCTGGCAGGCCCCGGGGCTGTGCGGCTTGGGGCGCAGAGGTGTCGGATTCAATGTTAATCTAGATTTCGGGGAGCGGGAAATGGGAAGCAGGCCGCTGGGAGAAAGGTCATGGCTGCAGAAGCGCTCGGCGCCTGCGGCTCATCCCAGCTGAAAAAGACGTGAGGACGAGGGCGCTGTGGTTGCTCAGTGCAATCCTTGTTACACTAGGGAGAACCCGGGCAGCTTGTCCAGGTTTCGGGTGTCGGGTTTCCGCCCCTTTGGCAGTGGCTACTGCGTTGGTGCCTCGTCTCCCCAAAAACGGCGCCCCCCGCggtggggggcagggcagggtctGGTGTCCGGGCGCCCGCCCGCGGCGCATGCGCCGGGCCGGGGGTGGGGCGCTCCG
Proteins encoded in this region:
- the Smim27 gene encoding small integral membrane protein 27; this encodes MRPVSRRTLDWIYSVLLLVIVLLSWGFVIYASTVAARRQLHKEFPDKFFEMNELW